The Acidobacteriota bacterium genome has a window encoding:
- a CDS encoding TlpA family protein disulfide reductase gives MTRRWMFAAAASLGLALATLPFMPGCGGRNYDAAASVDGCDQNAKPANLDFVIKDMHGEDVNLAAYKGKVVLLNFWATWCGPCKVEIPFFVELQDEYRDEGVVFLGLSVDDPVDKLRPFAEQYKINYPVLVGAGRDDVQNAFGPVWGIPVTFMINRDGIVCRKHIGFTTKEQFEKEIQRLL, from the coding sequence ATGACACGTCGTTGGATGTTCGCGGCTGCGGCCTCGCTCGGCCTGGCGCTCGCCACACTGCCGTTCATGCCCGGTTGCGGCGGCCGTAACTACGATGCGGCGGCGTCGGTCGACGGCTGCGATCAGAACGCCAAGCCGGCCAACCTCGACTTCGTGATCAAGGACATGCACGGGGAGGACGTGAACCTCGCGGCCTACAAGGGCAAGGTCGTCCTGCTGAATTTCTGGGCCACGTGGTGTGGGCCCTGCAAGGTCGAGATCCCATTCTTCGTCGAGCTGCAGGACGAGTACCGCGACGAGGGCGTGGTGTTCCTCGGACTGTCGGTCGATGACCCGGTCGACAAGCTGCGGCCGTTCGCCGAGCAATACAAGATCAACTACCCGGTCCTCGTCGGCGCCGGACGCGACGACGTCCAGAACGCGTTTGGCCCCGTGTGGGGGATCCCGGTCACGTTCATGATCAATCGCGACGGCATCGTCTGCCGCAAGCACATCGGCTTCACCACCAAGGAGCAGTTCGAGAAGGAGATCCAGCGACTGCTGTGA
- a CDS encoding zf-HC2 domain-containing protein: MGICQDFEPRLTAWVDGVLEPVEAKAVEAHVEACQRCAAAVGVEQAARTLLRRHAPALRASAPAGLRARIVPAASTWVVPFRPRRPLWRFVPLSAAAALLLAVLSVVAVGALAPQGTLLAAQLTLDHVKCLLLDRSHGPADPAGLAAHWEAEHGWAVDIPASAAEQHLDLVGLRQCLFDGGTMAHVLYRHEGRHVSLFILPRSRPSVPVLEIMGHETIVWQGQDRTYALVVEEPSADSRALAAYLAARAR; the protein is encoded by the coding sequence ATGGGCATTTGCCAGGATTTCGAGCCACGGCTCACCGCATGGGTCGACGGCGTCCTCGAACCGGTCGAGGCCAAGGCCGTCGAGGCGCACGTCGAGGCCTGCCAGCGATGCGCGGCCGCCGTCGGCGTCGAGCAGGCGGCGCGCACGCTGCTGCGTCGTCACGCTCCGGCCCTGCGAGCCTCGGCCCCCGCAGGACTTCGTGCGAGGATCGTGCCGGCTGCCTCGACCTGGGTGGTCCCGTTCCGTCCCCGGCGGCCTCTCTGGCGCTTCGTGCCGTTGTCGGCCGCGGCGGCACTGCTGCTCGCGGTGCTCTCGGTGGTCGCCGTCGGGGCCCTCGCCCCGCAAGGCACGCTGCTTGCCGCGCAGCTCACGCTCGACCACGTCAAGTGTCTCCTGCTCGACCGGTCCCACGGTCCCGCCGACCCGGCCGGCCTCGCGGCGCACTGGGAGGCCGAGCACGGCTGGGCCGTGGACATTCCCGCCAGTGCCGCCGAGCAGCACCTCGACCTCGTGGGTCTGAGGCAGTGCCTGTTCGACGGCGGCACCATGGCCCACGTCCTCTACCGGCACGAGGGGCGCCACGTGTCGCTCTTCATCCTGCCACGCTCGCGGCCGAGCGTGCCGGTTCTTGAGATAATGGGACACGAGACGATCGTGTGGCAGGGCCAGGATCGGACCTACGCGCTCGTGGTCGAGGAGCCGTCGGCCGATTCGCGCGCCCTCGCCGCCTACCTGGCTGCCCGGGCACGATGA
- a CDS encoding sigma-70 family RNA polymerase sigma factor produces the protein MAARRVDESSEPAPGPTAGFEAEALAHLDSLYGTALRLTRDPASAEDLVQETFVKAWRFAGRFETGTNLRAWLFTILHNTFRNVRRGAGRDPVDVDSDVVDRAAVTVGLGTTPEDALLREARAADVRDALDRLPEQYRQTLWLRDVEEFSYAEIAEMLGIPLGTVMSRLSRGRRLLLQELRRSS, from the coding sequence ATGGCTGCACGACGCGTGGACGAGTCGAGCGAGCCCGCGCCGGGCCCGACCGCGGGCTTCGAAGCGGAGGCGCTGGCGCACCTCGACAGCCTGTACGGCACGGCGCTGCGGCTCACGCGCGATCCGGCGAGCGCCGAAGATCTCGTGCAGGAGACGTTCGTGAAAGCCTGGCGCTTCGCCGGGCGATTCGAAACAGGCACGAACCTCCGGGCGTGGCTGTTCACGATCCTGCACAACACCTTCCGCAACGTTCGCCGCGGCGCGGGCCGTGACCCGGTCGATGTCGACAGCGACGTGGTCGACCGCGCGGCGGTCACCGTCGGCCTGGGGACGACGCCGGAGGACGCGCTGCTTCGAGAGGCGCGGGCCGCTGACGTGCGCGACGCGTTGGATCGGTTGCCCGAGCAGTATCGTCAAACCCTCTGGCTGCGCGACGTGGAGGAGTTCTCGTACGCGGAGATTGCCGAGATGCTCGGCATCCCGCTCGGCACGGTCATGTCACGCCTGTCTCGTGGCAGGCGTCTCTTGTTGCAGGAGCTGCGCCGGTCGTCATGA
- a CDS encoding PD40 domain-containing protein — protein sequence MHTGTRRVSLAAGLALLVTFIAGDVLAQNRYIPYYGKNRVKYDNFQWYIYTTDHFEIYYYPELEQHLERIAGYAESAYQQISSDLKHDLAEKVPLILFKTQSEFQQQNVIPGEIPEGVAAFAEPYRDRMVLPIDEPPDMLYRLIVHELTHIFEFDIIPRSLIRRNVPLWVDEGLADYLAGVWRPLDLMTVRDAAVADILPKMSEMEGYGNFNNPRLVYNLGHAAFEFIESRWGKEGIRQFLFSLRKSVIGGGENAYEEAFRVTADEFDDLFEKYLKDRFKPFRDKERPADYGRDLAPRPGRTKFTSVLTIEPSPSGDLIAAVAGNRRDYELDIILISTKDGQIIRNLTPGFDQNSGYEYITVPGARWNTVPWMSWSPAGDRLAYFVRTGKYRTLILQNVVNRRIEERFQITAVDVPESPDISPDGRFVAFSGLQNAIGDIWLLDLQTGNLRNLTNDEFADYAPTFAPDGKSIVYLSRISGNDKLFRLELETGQKTQLTFGTHDDAAAQFIDEHTLVFSSTATDPTKPIEPEVARNGNIYNLWTLNLRNGELRQYTDTLTGNLSPVMLREGDERKISFVTYFKGEYGLHSIVPKEPVATAETADFGEPGPVIDFQAPLSHTVIGANQRRKGAFEKLFLEGRPPVAVGVTSGGDVFGGTQLTFTDVLGDRQFNFYAASVSQYRTLAGSYLDLAGRFQYALQGFSQTEFFFGLQPGTLVGPGFGFLDRDQAIATRRQLGATAYGIYPFDRYRRVEVFGGVTNYKEEFEDPLLEFLANDFQERNFGTRIFRSGTSVPIGVAFVQETTIFREFGPLSGNTMRLSYQVAPKIGDSLSQQTAQADLRYYLRLGGTGLLALRGVAYKSWGDFPSFYFFGGNNELRGYQYLEFVGNEAFHANAELRFPLIQAMATPIGVLGGVRGQFFFNIGGARFSGQPFQATTSADEIFRPIVDYQFNPLLQTFEPVLGDPRLISGFRLKDARASYGIGLQTFAIGFPINFDWSWRTLFNRDWEDALFAFQGGSSWFRKARFNVWVGYDF from the coding sequence ATGCACACGGGGACCCGGCGCGTGTCTCTCGCCGCAGGGCTTGCCCTTCTCGTCACCTTCATCGCCGGTGACGTGCTGGCCCAGAACCGGTACATCCCGTACTACGGGAAGAACCGCGTCAAGTACGACAATTTCCAGTGGTACATCTACACCACGGACCACTTCGAGATTTACTACTACCCCGAGCTCGAGCAGCATCTCGAGCGGATCGCGGGCTACGCCGAGAGCGCCTACCAGCAGATCAGCTCCGACCTGAAGCACGACCTCGCCGAGAAGGTGCCGCTCATCCTGTTCAAGACGCAGTCGGAGTTCCAGCAGCAGAACGTCATCCCGGGGGAGATCCCCGAGGGCGTGGCCGCGTTCGCCGAGCCGTACCGCGACCGGATGGTCCTGCCGATCGACGAGCCGCCCGACATGCTCTACCGGCTGATCGTCCACGAGCTCACGCACATCTTCGAGTTCGACATCATCCCGCGCTCGCTCATCCGGCGGAACGTGCCGCTCTGGGTCGATGAGGGGCTGGCCGACTACCTGGCTGGCGTCTGGCGGCCGCTCGACCTGATGACCGTGCGCGACGCGGCCGTGGCGGACATCCTGCCGAAGATGAGCGAGATGGAGGGCTATGGCAACTTCAACAACCCACGTCTCGTGTACAACCTGGGGCACGCGGCCTTCGAGTTCATCGAGTCGCGGTGGGGCAAGGAGGGCATCCGGCAGTTCCTCTTCTCGCTCCGCAAGAGCGTCATCGGCGGGGGTGAGAACGCCTATGAAGAGGCATTTCGCGTCACCGCCGACGAGTTCGACGACCTGTTCGAGAAGTATCTGAAGGACCGGTTCAAGCCGTTTCGCGACAAGGAGCGTCCGGCCGACTACGGGCGCGATCTCGCCCCGCGCCCGGGGCGGACGAAGTTCACGAGCGTGCTCACGATCGAACCGTCGCCGTCGGGCGACCTGATTGCGGCCGTGGCTGGCAACCGCCGCGACTACGAGCTCGACATCATCCTCATCTCGACCAAGGACGGCCAGATCATCCGGAACCTGACGCCAGGGTTCGACCAGAACTCCGGCTACGAGTACATCACCGTGCCGGGCGCGCGGTGGAACACCGTGCCGTGGATGTCGTGGTCGCCGGCCGGCGACCGCCTCGCGTATTTCGTGCGGACCGGCAAGTACCGCACCCTGATCCTGCAGAACGTGGTCAATCGGCGTATCGAGGAGCGTTTCCAGATCACGGCCGTCGACGTGCCCGAGTCGCCCGACATCTCGCCCGACGGGCGGTTTGTCGCCTTCTCGGGCCTGCAGAACGCCATCGGCGACATCTGGCTGCTCGATCTGCAGACGGGGAACCTGCGCAACCTGACGAACGACGAGTTCGCCGACTACGCCCCGACGTTCGCGCCCGATGGCAAGTCGATCGTCTACCTGTCGCGCATCAGCGGCAACGACAAGCTGTTCCGGCTCGAACTCGAGACCGGGCAGAAGACCCAGCTCACCTTCGGCACCCACGACGATGCGGCGGCCCAGTTCATCGACGAGCACACGCTCGTGTTCTCGTCGACGGCGACCGATCCGACCAAGCCGATCGAGCCGGAGGTCGCGCGCAACGGCAATATCTACAACCTGTGGACGTTGAACCTGCGCAACGGCGAGTTGCGGCAGTACACCGACACGCTCACCGGCAACCTGTCGCCGGTGATGCTGCGCGAGGGCGACGAGCGGAAGATCTCGTTTGTGACCTACTTCAAGGGCGAATACGGGCTCCACTCGATCGTGCCGAAGGAGCCCGTCGCGACGGCCGAGACCGCCGACTTCGGCGAGCCCGGCCCGGTCATCGACTTCCAGGCGCCGCTGTCGCACACGGTCATCGGCGCGAACCAGCGCAGGAAAGGGGCTTTCGAGAAGCTGTTCCTCGAGGGCCGACCGCCCGTGGCCGTGGGCGTCACGAGCGGGGGCGACGTCTTCGGGGGGACGCAGCTGACGTTCACCGACGTGCTCGGCGATCGCCAGTTCAACTTCTATGCGGCCTCCGTGTCCCAGTACCGCACCCTCGCCGGCTCGTATCTGGACCTGGCGGGGCGGTTCCAGTACGCCCTCCAGGGCTTCTCGCAGACCGAGTTCTTCTTCGGCCTGCAGCCCGGCACACTGGTCGGCCCGGGGTTCGGCTTCCTCGACCGCGACCAGGCGATCGCCACGAGGCGCCAGCTCGGGGCGACGGCCTACGGCATCTACCCGTTCGATAGGTACAGACGGGTCGAGGTCTTCGGCGGCGTCACCAACTACAAGGAAGAGTTCGAGGATCCGCTGCTCGAGTTCCTCGCCAACGACTTCCAGGAGCGGAACTTCGGCACGCGGATCTTCCGCAGCGGCACGAGCGTGCCGATTGGGGTGGCGTTCGTCCAGGAAACGACGATCTTCCGCGAATTCGGCCCGCTGTCGGGCAACACGATGCGCCTCTCGTATCAGGTGGCGCCGAAGATCGGCGACTCGCTCTCGCAGCAGACGGCCCAGGCCGACCTTCGCTACTACCTGCGTCTCGGTGGGACGGGCCTGTTGGCCCTGCGGGGCGTGGCCTACAAGAGCTGGGGCGACTTCCCCAGCTTCTACTTCTTCGGCGGCAACAACGAGCTGCGCGGCTACCAGTACCTCGAGTTCGTCGGCAACGAAGCCTTCCATGCCAACGCCGAGCTGCGCTTTCCGCTCATCCAGGCCATGGCGACACCCATCGGCGTGCTCGGTGGCGTGCGCGGACAGTTCTTCTTCAACATCGGTGGGGCGCGGTTCTCCGGCCAGCCGTTTCAGGCGACGACGAGCGCCGACGAGATCTTCCGTCCCATCGTCGACTACCAGTTCAACCCGCTGCTCCAGACGTTCGAACCGGTGCTTGGAGATCCCCGACTCATCTCGGGCTTCCGCCTGAAGGACGCGCGGGCCTCGTACGGCATCGGCCTCCAGACCTTCGCGATCGGCTTCCCGATCAACTTCGACTGGTCGTGGCGCACGTTGTTCAACCGCGACTGGGAAGATGCGCTTTTCGCGTTCCAGGGCGGAAGCAGCTGGTTCCGCAAGGCCCGGTTCAATGTCTGGGTCGGCTACGACTTCTGA
- a CDS encoding aspartyl protease family protein, with translation MRAWAARVMTVALAAATLHAAGPATTDEAVEVRLQLADLLFAESRYEEAEEAYARALQVSSAEQRARAAAGVVTSLLRRAEFRAARTRVDALLAEAPAQADLLALRGDALWAGALFAEAEASYRDALAVSPGEARALNGLARAHAAQGRLDAARDAAAAAIALDPRQGDFHHTLGFVLERQRRFAESAAALTNYINLLPDRDGGERALWTRQRVRLLQSFGRREPMAVAGDPDAVHTIPFRIVRDKIVVEGRVNGGRPVDFVVDTGAEMTVISNTVARQRGVSPVIYMLSAGVGQVGLRGLEVGRANALRFGTLEVANVPVLIKNPPLRDLPTREAESFSPLAFGLSMRIDYERRLMTVARRLPDDEAALRLPLWQHRLTLVRGKINGAAPAHFVVDTGGEVVSLSRATASALDLRPPRHIPLKVYGTSGWDPDAFLLPGVDLAFGRVRLDNFAVVVLNLDAPSALLGFELGGIVGHRFLSRYRVDIDLERSELRLASSQSSAVSRALRNREP, from the coding sequence ATGAGGGCGTGGGCGGCGAGGGTGATGACCGTCGCGCTCGCCGCGGCCACGTTGCACGCGGCCGGCCCGGCCACGACGGACGAGGCGGTCGAGGTTCGCCTGCAACTGGCCGACCTGTTGTTCGCCGAGTCGCGGTACGAGGAGGCCGAGGAGGCCTACGCCCGCGCGCTGCAGGTCAGCTCGGCCGAACAGCGCGCCCGTGCGGCAGCCGGCGTCGTGACGTCGCTCTTACGCCGCGCCGAGTTCCGTGCCGCCCGGACCCGCGTCGACGCGCTGCTCGCCGAGGCGCCCGCGCAAGCCGACCTGCTGGCCCTGCGCGGCGACGCCTTGTGGGCCGGTGCCCTGTTCGCTGAGGCCGAGGCCAGCTATCGCGACGCGCTCGCCGTGTCGCCGGGCGAGGCCCGGGCCCTCAACGGCCTCGCGCGCGCGCACGCCGCCCAGGGGCGCCTCGATGCGGCGCGCGACGCGGCCGCGGCGGCCATCGCGCTCGACCCGCGGCAGGGCGACTTCCACCACACCCTCGGGTTCGTGCTCGAACGTCAGCGCCGGTTCGCCGAGTCGGCCGCCGCGCTCACCAACTACATCAACCTGCTGCCCGACCGTGACGGCGGCGAGCGCGCGCTCTGGACGCGCCAGCGCGTGCGGCTGCTCCAGTCGTTCGGCCGGCGCGAGCCGATGGCCGTCGCCGGCGATCCAGACGCGGTCCACACCATCCCCTTCCGCATCGTCCGCGACAAGATCGTCGTCGAGGGGCGCGTGAACGGCGGACGGCCCGTGGACTTCGTCGTCGACACCGGCGCCGAGATGACCGTGATCTCGAACACCGTGGCCCGGCAGCGGGGCGTCTCGCCGGTCATCTACATGCTGAGCGCCGGTGTCGGCCAGGTCGGGCTGCGCGGTCTGGAAGTCGGCCGGGCCAACGCCCTCCGGTTCGGCACGCTCGAAGTGGCCAACGTGCCGGTCCTCATCAAGAACCCGCCGCTGCGCGACCTGCCCACGCGCGAGGCCGAGAGCTTCTCGCCGCTCGCCTTCGGCCTGTCGATGCGCATCGACTACGAGCGCCGCCTGATGACCGTCGCCCGTCGGCTCCCCGACGACGAGGCCGCGCTGAGGCTGCCGCTCTGGCAGCATCGGCTGACGCTGGTGCGTGGCAAGATCAACGGCGCCGCGCCCGCGCACTTCGTGGTCGACACGGGCGGCGAGGTCGTCTCGCTGAGCCGCGCCACCGCCTCGGCGCTCGACCTGCGGCCGCCGCGTCACATTCCCCTGAAGGTGTACGGCACGTCGGGCTGGGATCCCGACGCGTTCCTGCTGCCCGGCGTCGACCTCGCGTTCGGCCGCGTCCGCCTCGACAACTTCGCGGTGGTCGTCCTGAACCTCGACGCGCCGAGCGCCCTGCTCGGATTCGAGCTCGGCGGCATCGTGGGCCACCGCTTCCTGAGCCGATACCGCGTCGACATCGATCTCGAGCGCAGCGAGCTTCGGCTGGCCTCCTCTCAGTCTTCAGCCGTGAGCCGTGCACTCCGAAACCGCGAGCCATGA
- a CDS encoding NADH-quinone oxidoreductase subunit I, protein MQNAVQFLKSFLLIDLFKGLWLTLRHTPKPAFTFQYPAERRPVAPRFRGVLRLQVDPETGDPTCIVCDQCAKACPDDLIALGGHREPGLKIKILDYFDFNLSRCSFCGLCSEVCPTKPIKALVMSEDYELGSYSRATQILRIDEMYDGLPITTYKR, encoded by the coding sequence GTGCAGAACGCGGTGCAGTTTCTCAAGAGCTTCCTGCTGATCGACCTCTTCAAGGGCCTCTGGCTGACGCTGCGGCACACGCCGAAGCCGGCGTTCACGTTCCAGTATCCGGCCGAGCGGCGTCCGGTCGCGCCGCGGTTTCGCGGCGTGCTGCGTCTGCAGGTGGATCCGGAGACGGGCGACCCGACCTGCATCGTGTGCGACCAGTGCGCGAAGGCCTGTCCTGACGACCTCATCGCGCTCGGCGGCCATCGTGAGCCCGGGTTGAAGATCAAGATCCTCGACTACTTCGACTTCAACCTCTCGCGGTGCAGCTTCTGCGGCCTCTGTTCAGAGGTCTGCCCGACCAAGCCGATCAAGGCGCTCGTGATGAGCGAGGACTACGAGCTCGGCAGCTACAGCCGGGCCACGCAGATCCTGCGGATCGACGAGATGTACGACGGGCTGCCCATCACGACCTACAAGCGCTGA
- a CDS encoding NADH-quinone oxidoreductase subunit B, translating into MGAITHRFEDNIITTKLDEVLSWARESSLWPMTFGLACCAIEMMAAGGPRFDISRFGAEVFRPSPRQADLMIVAGTVTKKMAPILRRLYDQMPEPKWVISMGSCSNAGGPFPTYSVLQGVDKIVPVDVYVSGCPPRPEALFYGLMRLQDKIRKETSVLRKPRFIPLGGSEPIVIEDRG; encoded by the coding sequence ATGGGGGCCATCACCCACCGGTTCGAGGACAACATCATCACGACCAAGCTCGACGAGGTCCTGAGCTGGGCCCGTGAGTCGTCGTTGTGGCCGATGACGTTCGGCCTCGCCTGCTGTGCCATCGAGATGATGGCGGCCGGCGGGCCGCGCTTCGACATCTCGCGCTTCGGCGCCGAGGTGTTCCGGCCCTCGCCGCGCCAGGCCGACCTGATGATCGTCGCCGGCACCGTCACGAAGAAGATGGCGCCGATCCTGAGGCGGCTCTACGATCAGATGCCCGAGCCGAAGTGGGTGATCTCGATGGGTAGCTGCTCGAACGCCGGCGGTCCGTTTCCCACGTACAGCGTCCTGCAGGGAGTCGACAAGATCGTGCCCGTCGACGTGTACGTCTCGGGGTGTCCGCCGCGGCCGGAGGCGCTCTTCTACGGGCTGATGCGCCTGCAGGACAAGATCCGCAAGGAGACGTCGGTGCTCCGCAAGCCCCGCTTCATTCCCCTCGGCGGCAGCGAGCCCATCGTCATCGAGGACCGGGGGTGA
- a CDS encoding ferredoxin family protein, producing MAYIITEPCVGTKDTACVDVCPVDCIHPRKDEPEFETAEMLYIHPDECIDCGACVPACPVEAIFVLDEVPDKWQAFIPKNAEYYLK from the coding sequence GTGGCGTATATCATTACCGAGCCCTGCGTGGGCACGAAGGACACGGCCTGCGTCGACGTCTGCCCGGTCGACTGCATTCACCCGAGGAAGGACGAGCCCGAGTTCGAGACGGCGGAGATGCTCTACATCCACCCGGACGAGTGCATCGACTGCGGGGCGTGCGTGCCGGCGTGCCCTGTCGAGGCGATTTTCGTCCTCGACGAGGTGCCCGACAAGTGGCAGGCCTTCATTCCGAAGAACGCCGAGTATTATCTGAAGTGA
- a CDS encoding helix-turn-helix domain-containing protein — MRNHQRVGTTHGIDSRTHTTSLDKALEICEALSAAERGLSLSDLARALRLPPPTAHRLLGVLRRRGYVRQDEETGRYGLTLKMLDLSFRMLGRSELRLHAYPVVREYVLRTGTRAFVAVPSSGEVTYVWSTGPDAVAMYTTYGRQMPVHCALYLEPGQEHRRLSCLKLSRPADVAQAADVVVRFGATGEGRRTQRLNCTCAPVVDYTGREVARVGVFAHAATDGQLLVGDSRDAWELARLVSVRLGHLPPASLPVTA; from the coding sequence ATGCGGAATCATCAGAGGGTCGGGACAACGCACGGGATCGACTCGCGGACCCATACGACCTCGCTGGACAAGGCGCTCGAGATCTGTGAGGCCCTCAGCGCGGCCGAGCGGGGGCTGTCGCTCTCCGACCTCGCGCGGGCACTGCGGCTCCCGCCGCCCACGGCCCACCGGCTGCTGGGCGTGCTCCGCCGACGGGGCTACGTTCGCCAGGATGAGGAGACGGGCCGCTATGGGCTGACCCTGAAGATGCTCGACCTGAGCTTCCGGATGCTCGGCCGGTCGGAGCTGCGACTGCACGCATACCCCGTGGTGCGCGAGTACGTGTTGAGGACCGGGACGCGGGCGTTCGTGGCCGTGCCGTCGAGCGGCGAAGTGACCTACGTCTGGAGCACCGGGCCGGATGCGGTGGCAATGTACACGACCTACGGCCGGCAGATGCCGGTGCACTGCGCTCTCTATCTCGAGCCGGGCCAGGAGCACCGCCGGTTGAGCTGCCTCAAGCTGTCTCGACCCGCGGATGTGGCGCAGGCCGCCGACGTGGTGGTGCGATTCGGGGCGACGGGCGAGGGCCGGCGCACCCAGCGGCTCAATTGCACGTGCGCGCCGGTGGTCGACTACACGGGGCGCGAGGTCGCGCGCGTCGGCGTGTTCGCACACGCCGCGACCGATGGCCAGTTGCTCGTCGGCGACAGTCGCGACGCCTGGGAGCTGGCGCGGCTCGTGTCGGTGCGCCTGGGACACCTGCCGCCGGCCTCGCTGCCGGTGACGGCGTGA
- a CDS encoding aminotransferase class V-fold PLP-dependent enzyme has protein sequence MTRSVDPLRWRSEFPILATCTYLVSHSLGAMPNRTAASLQEFAATWASRGVRAWHEGWWDLGRATGNLLAPVLGVTPDTISMHQNVAATLAIVASCYRYDGRRRRIVMSELEFPSNIYLFRGFERYGAEVVIVPAADGVRVDTERLLEAIDERTVLVPFSYVLFKSAFIQDAAAIVARAHATGAHVVADVYQAAGTVPLDLAGLGVDYAVGGSVKWLCGGPGAGYLYVRPDLAPRLTPAMTGWAAHARPFAFEADTIEYAAAPERFQTGTPNVPALYSAREGYRLVGEVGVEAIRAHSLRLTRRMLDHAARRGYAVRTPLTDAERGGTVTFDVPAADRVAARLIEHDVIIDARPGAGIRMAPHFYTTEAEVDRALDVLDGLVTEQVATTGPGNADRFGP, from the coding sequence ATGACACGGTCGGTCGACCCGTTGCGCTGGCGTTCCGAGTTTCCCATCCTCGCCACCTGCACTTACCTTGTCAGCCACTCGCTCGGGGCCATGCCGAACCGGACGGCGGCGAGCCTCCAGGAGTTCGCCGCGACGTGGGCGTCGCGCGGAGTCCGCGCATGGCACGAGGGATGGTGGGACCTCGGCCGCGCCACCGGAAACCTGCTCGCGCCGGTGCTCGGCGTCACGCCCGACACGATCTCGATGCACCAGAACGTGGCGGCGACGCTTGCCATCGTGGCTTCGTGCTATCGCTACGACGGCCGGCGCCGGCGCATCGTGATGTCCGAGCTCGAGTTTCCGTCGAACATCTACCTGTTTCGGGGCTTCGAGCGCTACGGTGCCGAGGTCGTGATCGTGCCCGCGGCCGATGGCGTGCGCGTCGACACCGAGCGGCTGCTCGAGGCCATCGACGAACGGACCGTGCTCGTGCCGTTCTCGTACGTCCTGTTCAAGAGCGCGTTCATCCAGGACGCCGCAGCCATCGTGGCCCGAGCCCACGCCACTGGAGCGCACGTGGTGGCCGACGTCTACCAGGCGGCCGGCACGGTGCCGCTCGACCTCGCGGGGCTCGGGGTCGACTACGCGGTCGGCGGTTCGGTGAAGTGGCTGTGCGGCGGGCCTGGCGCCGGCTACCTCTACGTGCGGCCCGACCTCGCTCCACGGTTGACTCCCGCGATGACCGGGTGGGCGGCGCATGCCCGCCCGTTCGCCTTCGAGGCCGACACCATCGAGTACGCGGCGGCGCCGGAGCGTTTCCAGACCGGAACGCCCAACGTGCCTGCCCTGTATTCGGCCCGCGAGGGCTACCGCCTCGTCGGCGAGGTCGGCGTCGAGGCCATCAGGGCGCACTCGCTCCGTTTGACGAGGCGGATGCTCGACCATGCCGCGCGTCGCGGCTACGCCGTGCGGACTCCGCTCACCGACGCCGAGCGTGGGGGGACGGTCACCTTCGACGTGCCCGCGGCCGACCGCGTGGCTGCCCGCCTGATCGAGCACGACGTGATCATCGACGCCCGGCCAGGAGCCGGCATCCGGATGGCCCCGCACTTCTACACGACGGAGGCCGAGGTCGACCGGGCGCTGGACGTCCTCGACGGGTTGGTGACCGAGCAGGTCGCCACGACCGGGCCGGGGAATGCCGACCGGTTTGGGCCTTGA